A genome region from Populus alba chromosome 3, ASM523922v2, whole genome shotgun sequence includes the following:
- the LOC118054250 gene encoding PH, RCC1 and FYVE domains-containing protein 1 isoform X2, producing MSPELSLVSALVYGFCFVLSFPLRKYGNYIFLLPIFQRYPRPEKEYQSFSLIYSDRSLDLICKDKEEAEVWFTGLKALISNRQILKKREETRNDGLLSEANSPRAYTIRSSPLSFAFGSDDSSLKDGMDPLRLRTPYDSPPNTGLEKALSDVVYTVPPKVLFPLESACAPAQSQLLGGSDETTGRAKGTNTDNFRVSLSSAVSSSSQGSGRDENDALGDVYIWGEGTGDGILGGGVHRIGGSGVQMDSFVPKALESAVLLDVQAIACGRQHAALVTKQGEVFSWGEELGGRLGHGVDSDVSHPKFVDGLKNFNVELVACGEYHSCAVTLSGDLYIWGGNAYNFGLLGCGSEATQWVPRKLDGPLEGIHVSSVSCGPWHTAVVTSAGQLFTFGDGTFGVLGHGDRISVSIPREVESLKGLRTMRAACGVWHTAAVVEIMVGSSNSSNCSSGKLFTWGDGDKCRLGHGDKEARLVPTCVATLVEPNFCQVACGQSLTAALTTTGQVYTMGSPVHGQLGNPQADGMLPTRVEGKLMKNFVEEIACGAYHVAVLTSRTEVYTWGKGANGRLGHGDADDRNSPSVVEALKDKQVKGIVCGTSFTAAICLHKWVSGIDQSMCSGCHLPFNFKRKRHNCYNCGLVFCHSCSNKKSLKASMAPNPNKPYRVCDNCLSKLRRSSETDSSVHSALSRRGSVNQGLNEVAEKTENSNSKSHAKLGRNFSMESSKEVESISSRRNRKSNSNSIQVSPSGNDVSRRNTFNNSKSFGSSKKFFSASLPGSRIVSRATSPTSRRSSPPRAATPTPTLSANELPKLAVDGAGRLNDSLREEIVKLRAQVEELTNKAQLQDVELERTTKQLKEAIAVAEEETTKCKAAKEVIKSLTAQLKEVAERVPVGASRNSNSPSFYCSSNTTPWDVSPGILEQLSSPTAYHEQDSKGSNCLVISNVSGTTTTTTNQIPHHSEVTQIETTVRNKNRIAKVEPTNGDEWVEQDEPGVYITLVYLHGGAKDLKRVRFSRKRFSEKQAEQWWAANRARVYQQYNVPMGDRSIVSVGREGLTQ from the exons ATGTCTCCAGAATTATCCCTGGTCAGCGCACT TGTTTATggcttttgttttgttctttcgtTCCCCTTGAGAAAATATGGAAATTACATCTTTTTGCTT CCAATTTTTCAGAGATATCCTCGTCCTGAGAAGGAATACCAGTCATTTTCTCTAATATACAGTGACAGGTCTTTAGATTTG ATATGCAAGGACAAAGAAGAAGCTGAAGTCTGGTTTACTGGTCTAAAGGCACTAATATCAAATCGCCAGATtttgaaaaagagagaagaaactaGAAATGATGGACTTTTATCAGAGGCTAATAGTCCTAGGGCATACACCATTAGAAGTTCTCCTTTGAGCTTTGCATTTGGAAGTGATGATAGTTCACTGAAG GATGGAATGGATCCTCTTCGTCTTCGTACGCCATATGACAGTCCTCCAAATACTGGTTTAGAGAAGGCATTGTCTGATGTAGTATACACTGTGCCTCCTAAGGTTTTATTTCCATTAGAATCTGCTTGTGCGCCAGCTCAGTCTCAGTTATTAGGAGGCTCAGATGAAACAACAGGGCGTGCAAAGGGTACGAACACAGATAATTTTAGGGTTAGTTTATCAAGTGCTGTTAGCTCATCAAGTCAAGGCTCTGGTCGTGATGAAAATGATGCATTAGGGGATGTTTATATTTGGGGGGAGGGCACTGGTGATGGCATTCTAGGTGGTGGAGTTCATAGAATTGGAGGTTCTGGTGTTCAGATGGATTCTTTTGTGCCAAAAGCTTTGGAATCTGCAGTTTTACTAGATGTTCAGGCTATAGCTTGTGGTCGGCAACATGCTGCTTTGGTAACAAAACAAGGGGAGGTTTTCTCTTGGGGAGAGGAACTAGGAGGCAGACTCGGACATGGTGTAGACTCTGATGTTTCACATCCAAAGTTTGTAGATGggctaaaaaatttcaatgttgAACTTGTAGCATGTGGAGAATATCATTCTTGTGCAGTAACACTTTCTGGTGATTTGTACATATGGGGTGGTAATGCTTATAATTTTGGACTCTTGGGCTGTGGAAGTGAAGCTACTCAGTGGGTTCCAAGAAAGTTGGATGGACCACTTGAGGGAATACATGTCTCATCAGTTTCATGTGGACCATGGCACACAGCTGTTGTAACCTCTGCTGGCCAATTGTTTACTTTTGGAGATGGAACCTTTGGGGTTTTAGGACATGGGGACCGCATAAGCGTGTCAATACCAAGAGAGGTCGAGTCCCTTAAGGGCCTCCGCACCATGCGAGCAGCTTGTGGCGTGTGGCACACAGCTGCAGTTGTTGAAATCATGGTTGGGTCATCAAATTCCAGTAATTGTTCTTCAGGAAAGCTCTTCACGTGGGGAGATGGAGATAAATGTCGTCTTGGGCATGGTGATAAGGAAGCTAGACTGGTGCCCACTTGTGTTGCTACTCTTGTTGAACCCAACTTCTGTCAAGTTGCCTGTGGTCAAAGCCTCACTGCTGCACTTACAACCACAGGTCAGGTTTACACCATGGGAAGCCCTGTACATGGTCAATTGGGGAATCCCCAAGCTGATGGCATGCTCCCTACTCGTGTTGAGGGAAAGCTCATGaaaaattttgttgaagaaataGCCTGTGGTGCTTATCATGTTGCAGTTTTGACCTCAAGAACTGAAGTTTACACATGGGGAAAGGGTGCAAATGGCAGGCTAGGTCATGGTGATGCAGATGATAGAAATTCCCCATCTGTAGTTGAAGCTTTGAAAGACAAACAGGTTAAAGGTATTGTCTGCGGCACTAGTTTTACTGCAGCTATCTGTCTTCATAAATGGGTATCCGGTATCGATCAATCAATGTGTTCGGGTTGCCACCTCCCATTTAATTTCAAACGGAAACGGCACAATTGTTATAATTGTGGGCTTGTTTTCTGCCATTCATGTAGTAATAAAAAGTCTCTCAAGGCTTCAATGGCTCCAAATCCTAACAAACCTTATCGTGTCTGTGATAATTGTCTTAGCAAACTTAGAAGAAGCTCTGAAACTGACTCTTCAGTTCACTCTGCCCTTAGTAGAAGAGGAAGTGTCAATCAGGGACTAAATGAAGTCGCAGAAAAGActgaaaattcaaattcaaaatcgCATGCTAAGCTTGGAAGAAACTTCTCTATGGAATCATCTAAAGAGGTGGAAAGTATATCTTCCAGAAGAAACAGGAAGTCAAACTCCAATAGCATTCAGGTTTCACCCTCTGGAAATGATGTTTCTCGGCGCAATACATTTAATAACTCTAAATCATTTGGATCCTCCAAGAAATTTTTCTCAGCTTCTCTTCCTGGATCAAGAATTGTGTCTCGAGCAACATCTCCAACATCAAGACGATCTAGTCCCCCTCGTGCTGCAACACCAACCCCAACTCTCTCAGCTAATGAGTTGCCAAAACTAGCTGTGGATGGTGCTGGGAGGTTAAATGACAGCCTGCGTGaagaaattgtaaaattaaGAGCTCAG GTTGAAGAGCTTACAAATAAAGCTCAGCTTCAGGATGTTGAGCTGGAAAGAACAACCAAGCAGTTGAAGGAGGCTATTGCAGTCGCAGAGGAGGAAACTACTAAGTGCAAGGCAGCAAAGGAAGTAATTAAGTCACTCACGGCCCAA ttGAAAGAAGTGGCTGAAAGGGTACCTGTTGGAGCATCAAGAAACAGCAACTCGCCCTCTTTTTATTGCTCTAGCAACACAACTCCATGGGACGTTTCTCCTGGAATTCTTGAGCAGCTCAGTAGTCCCACAGCATATCATGAACAAGATTCAAAAGGATCAAACTGCCTGGTAATTTCGAATGTGTCAGGTACTACTACCACTACTACTaatcagattccacatcactcCGAAGTGACACAGATAGAAACAACAGTGAGGAATAAGAACAGAATAGCAAAAGTGGAACCCACTAATGGCGATGAATGGGTTGAACAAGACGAACCAGGTGTATATATTACCCTTGTTTACTTGCATGGAGGTGCGAAGGATCTCAAACGTGTCCGCTTCAG TCGGAAGCGGTTCAGCGAAAAACAAGCAGAACAATGGTGGGCAGCCAACAGAGCGAGAGTATACCAGCAATACAACGTTCCCATGGGTGACAGGTCTATTGTTAGTGTGGGAAGGGAAGGGTTAACTCAATGA
- the LOC118054250 gene encoding PH, RCC1 and FYVE domains-containing protein 1 isoform X1 produces MAALEPTLRVGPLERDIELAITALKRGTQLLKYGRRGKPKFCPFRLSNDESVLIWISGKEEKHLKLSHVSRIIPGQRTPIFQRYPRPEKEYQSFSLIYSDRSLDLICKDKEEAEVWFTGLKALISNRQILKKREETRNDGLLSEANSPRAYTIRSSPLSFAFGSDDSSLKDGMDPLRLRTPYDSPPNTGLEKALSDVVYTVPPKVLFPLESACAPAQSQLLGGSDETTGRAKGTNTDNFRVSLSSAVSSSSQGSGRDENDALGDVYIWGEGTGDGILGGGVHRIGGSGVQMDSFVPKALESAVLLDVQAIACGRQHAALVTKQGEVFSWGEELGGRLGHGVDSDVSHPKFVDGLKNFNVELVACGEYHSCAVTLSGDLYIWGGNAYNFGLLGCGSEATQWVPRKLDGPLEGIHVSSVSCGPWHTAVVTSAGQLFTFGDGTFGVLGHGDRISVSIPREVESLKGLRTMRAACGVWHTAAVVEIMVGSSNSSNCSSGKLFTWGDGDKCRLGHGDKEARLVPTCVATLVEPNFCQVACGQSLTAALTTTGQVYTMGSPVHGQLGNPQADGMLPTRVEGKLMKNFVEEIACGAYHVAVLTSRTEVYTWGKGANGRLGHGDADDRNSPSVVEALKDKQVKGIVCGTSFTAAICLHKWVSGIDQSMCSGCHLPFNFKRKRHNCYNCGLVFCHSCSNKKSLKASMAPNPNKPYRVCDNCLSKLRRSSETDSSVHSALSRRGSVNQGLNEVAEKTENSNSKSHAKLGRNFSMESSKEVESISSRRNRKSNSNSIQVSPSGNDVSRRNTFNNSKSFGSSKKFFSASLPGSRIVSRATSPTSRRSSPPRAATPTPTLSANELPKLAVDGAGRLNDSLREEIVKLRAQVEELTNKAQLQDVELERTTKQLKEAIAVAEEETTKCKAAKEVIKSLTAQLKEVAERVPVGASRNSNSPSFYCSSNTTPWDVSPGILEQLSSPTAYHEQDSKGSNCLVISNVSGTTTTTTNQIPHHSEVTQIETTVRNKNRIAKVEPTNGDEWVEQDEPGVYITLVYLHGGAKDLKRVRFSRKRFSEKQAEQWWAANRARVYQQYNVPMGDRSIVSVGREGLTQ; encoded by the exons ATGGCTGCTTTGGAGCCGACGTTGAGAGTTGGCCCCTTAGAGAGAGACATTGAattg GCCATCACTGCTCTTAAAAGGGGCACTCAGTTGCTCAAGTATGGCCGTAGAGGGAAGCCCAAATTTTGCCCCTTCAGGCTGTCGAAT GATGAATCTGTTCTAATTTGGATATCTGGGAAAGAGGAGAAGCATCTTAAACTAAGCCATGTCTCCAGAATTATCCCTGGTCAGCGCACT CCAATTTTTCAGAGATATCCTCGTCCTGAGAAGGAATACCAGTCATTTTCTCTAATATACAGTGACAGGTCTTTAGATTTG ATATGCAAGGACAAAGAAGAAGCTGAAGTCTGGTTTACTGGTCTAAAGGCACTAATATCAAATCGCCAGATtttgaaaaagagagaagaaactaGAAATGATGGACTTTTATCAGAGGCTAATAGTCCTAGGGCATACACCATTAGAAGTTCTCCTTTGAGCTTTGCATTTGGAAGTGATGATAGTTCACTGAAG GATGGAATGGATCCTCTTCGTCTTCGTACGCCATATGACAGTCCTCCAAATACTGGTTTAGAGAAGGCATTGTCTGATGTAGTATACACTGTGCCTCCTAAGGTTTTATTTCCATTAGAATCTGCTTGTGCGCCAGCTCAGTCTCAGTTATTAGGAGGCTCAGATGAAACAACAGGGCGTGCAAAGGGTACGAACACAGATAATTTTAGGGTTAGTTTATCAAGTGCTGTTAGCTCATCAAGTCAAGGCTCTGGTCGTGATGAAAATGATGCATTAGGGGATGTTTATATTTGGGGGGAGGGCACTGGTGATGGCATTCTAGGTGGTGGAGTTCATAGAATTGGAGGTTCTGGTGTTCAGATGGATTCTTTTGTGCCAAAAGCTTTGGAATCTGCAGTTTTACTAGATGTTCAGGCTATAGCTTGTGGTCGGCAACATGCTGCTTTGGTAACAAAACAAGGGGAGGTTTTCTCTTGGGGAGAGGAACTAGGAGGCAGACTCGGACATGGTGTAGACTCTGATGTTTCACATCCAAAGTTTGTAGATGggctaaaaaatttcaatgttgAACTTGTAGCATGTGGAGAATATCATTCTTGTGCAGTAACACTTTCTGGTGATTTGTACATATGGGGTGGTAATGCTTATAATTTTGGACTCTTGGGCTGTGGAAGTGAAGCTACTCAGTGGGTTCCAAGAAAGTTGGATGGACCACTTGAGGGAATACATGTCTCATCAGTTTCATGTGGACCATGGCACACAGCTGTTGTAACCTCTGCTGGCCAATTGTTTACTTTTGGAGATGGAACCTTTGGGGTTTTAGGACATGGGGACCGCATAAGCGTGTCAATACCAAGAGAGGTCGAGTCCCTTAAGGGCCTCCGCACCATGCGAGCAGCTTGTGGCGTGTGGCACACAGCTGCAGTTGTTGAAATCATGGTTGGGTCATCAAATTCCAGTAATTGTTCTTCAGGAAAGCTCTTCACGTGGGGAGATGGAGATAAATGTCGTCTTGGGCATGGTGATAAGGAAGCTAGACTGGTGCCCACTTGTGTTGCTACTCTTGTTGAACCCAACTTCTGTCAAGTTGCCTGTGGTCAAAGCCTCACTGCTGCACTTACAACCACAGGTCAGGTTTACACCATGGGAAGCCCTGTACATGGTCAATTGGGGAATCCCCAAGCTGATGGCATGCTCCCTACTCGTGTTGAGGGAAAGCTCATGaaaaattttgttgaagaaataGCCTGTGGTGCTTATCATGTTGCAGTTTTGACCTCAAGAACTGAAGTTTACACATGGGGAAAGGGTGCAAATGGCAGGCTAGGTCATGGTGATGCAGATGATAGAAATTCCCCATCTGTAGTTGAAGCTTTGAAAGACAAACAGGTTAAAGGTATTGTCTGCGGCACTAGTTTTACTGCAGCTATCTGTCTTCATAAATGGGTATCCGGTATCGATCAATCAATGTGTTCGGGTTGCCACCTCCCATTTAATTTCAAACGGAAACGGCACAATTGTTATAATTGTGGGCTTGTTTTCTGCCATTCATGTAGTAATAAAAAGTCTCTCAAGGCTTCAATGGCTCCAAATCCTAACAAACCTTATCGTGTCTGTGATAATTGTCTTAGCAAACTTAGAAGAAGCTCTGAAACTGACTCTTCAGTTCACTCTGCCCTTAGTAGAAGAGGAAGTGTCAATCAGGGACTAAATGAAGTCGCAGAAAAGActgaaaattcaaattcaaaatcgCATGCTAAGCTTGGAAGAAACTTCTCTATGGAATCATCTAAAGAGGTGGAAAGTATATCTTCCAGAAGAAACAGGAAGTCAAACTCCAATAGCATTCAGGTTTCACCCTCTGGAAATGATGTTTCTCGGCGCAATACATTTAATAACTCTAAATCATTTGGATCCTCCAAGAAATTTTTCTCAGCTTCTCTTCCTGGATCAAGAATTGTGTCTCGAGCAACATCTCCAACATCAAGACGATCTAGTCCCCCTCGTGCTGCAACACCAACCCCAACTCTCTCAGCTAATGAGTTGCCAAAACTAGCTGTGGATGGTGCTGGGAGGTTAAATGACAGCCTGCGTGaagaaattgtaaaattaaGAGCTCAG GTTGAAGAGCTTACAAATAAAGCTCAGCTTCAGGATGTTGAGCTGGAAAGAACAACCAAGCAGTTGAAGGAGGCTATTGCAGTCGCAGAGGAGGAAACTACTAAGTGCAAGGCAGCAAAGGAAGTAATTAAGTCACTCACGGCCCAA ttGAAAGAAGTGGCTGAAAGGGTACCTGTTGGAGCATCAAGAAACAGCAACTCGCCCTCTTTTTATTGCTCTAGCAACACAACTCCATGGGACGTTTCTCCTGGAATTCTTGAGCAGCTCAGTAGTCCCACAGCATATCATGAACAAGATTCAAAAGGATCAAACTGCCTGGTAATTTCGAATGTGTCAGGTACTACTACCACTACTACTaatcagattccacatcactcCGAAGTGACACAGATAGAAACAACAGTGAGGAATAAGAACAGAATAGCAAAAGTGGAACCCACTAATGGCGATGAATGGGTTGAACAAGACGAACCAGGTGTATATATTACCCTTGTTTACTTGCATGGAGGTGCGAAGGATCTCAAACGTGTCCGCTTCAG TCGGAAGCGGTTCAGCGAAAAACAAGCAGAACAATGGTGGGCAGCCAACAGAGCGAGAGTATACCAGCAATACAACGTTCCCATGGGTGACAGGTCTATTGTTAGTGTGGGAAGGGAAGGGTTAACTCAATGA